In the Ilumatobacteraceae bacterium genome, one interval contains:
- a CDS encoding ABC transporter permease, producing the protein MKFIVRRLLFAVVTLVILLVIVTLIPNIAPGDPARKIAGGTASPERLAEVTEDLGLNDSVPTQLAKLTKSTVTFDFGESSSVARGEPVMSLVVDALANSSKLVILSLLVMVPLAILGGLVAAYKKDSWIDRTIVNTGLAFSAIPDFVAGVFLLAFLGVRFDFFKVQAAAPPGSGIPTQIQHLLLPVLAILMVYFGYIARITRAGTINALEADYARTAFMRGLTTGSVFRRHVMRNALQPTVAVLGTQLGYLFGGMVALEIVFQYQGIGNLIIRAVDRADYPVLRAGVLTVAIIYMIATLAADLLIAWMNPRARLTIGEG; encoded by the coding sequence GTGAAATTCATCGTTCGTCGACTGCTGTTCGCGGTGGTGACCCTGGTGATCCTCCTCGTGATCGTCACCTTGATCCCGAACATCGCGCCCGGTGACCCGGCTCGCAAGATCGCGGGCGGCACGGCGTCGCCCGAGCGATTGGCCGAAGTGACCGAGGACCTCGGCCTCAACGATTCGGTGCCGACCCAGCTGGCGAAGCTGACCAAGTCGACGGTCACGTTCGACTTCGGCGAGTCCTCGTCGGTCGCCAGGGGCGAACCGGTGATGAGTCTCGTCGTCGACGCGCTCGCCAACTCGTCGAAGTTGGTGATCCTGTCGCTGCTCGTGATGGTGCCGCTGGCGATTCTCGGCGGCCTCGTGGCGGCGTACAAGAAGGACAGCTGGATCGATCGGACGATCGTCAACACCGGTCTCGCGTTCTCGGCGATTCCCGACTTCGTCGCCGGCGTGTTCCTGCTGGCATTCCTCGGGGTCAGGTTCGACTTCTTCAAGGTCCAGGCGGCGGCACCACCCGGGTCGGGGATCCCGACCCAGATCCAACACCTCCTCCTGCCCGTCCTCGCGATCCTGATGGTGTACTTCGGGTACATCGCCCGCATCACCCGTGCCGGAACGATCAACGCGCTCGAGGCCGATTACGCCCGCACGGCGTTCATGCGCGGGCTGACGACCGGTTCCGTCTTCCGCCGGCACGTGATGCGAAACGCCCTCCAGCCGACCGTCGCCGTGCTCGGTACCCAGCTCGGCTACCTGTTCGGCGGCATGGTGGCCCTCGAGATCGTGTTCCAGTACCAAGGCATCGGCAACCTGATCATCCGAGCGGTCGACCGTGCCGACTATCCCGTGCTCCGGGCCGGCGTGCTCACGGTGGCGATCATCTACATGATCGCCACGCTCGCCGCCGATCTCCTGATCGCCTGGATGAATCCGAGAGCGCGACTGACGATCGGGGAGGGCTGA
- a CDS encoding ABC transporter permease, with protein MTEGPEDAAPGLDVDTATAGGAATPVDEPGPKAATRKQVRREQTMVLVKSPGFIIGVIIVGFWLIAAIVPGLLSSVGPKEFTDAGARANPGDGAWLGTDGRGFDVYARLIYGARPILIVAPIATALAIVVGTTLGLVMGYYRGLVDEIISRVIEAILSIPVILMAILVVFTFGSSRAVIIGTIAVLFVPAITRTIRSAAIAESELDYVTSAKMRGESGLFIVLREILPNVTGLVVVELTVRLGYAVFTYATLAFLGFVGADLTDADWGIDVAGNYTQIVRDIWWPSIFPALAIASLVIGVNLVTDSIDKALKS; from the coding sequence ATGACCGAAGGACCTGAAGACGCCGCACCCGGACTCGACGTCGACACGGCGACGGCCGGCGGGGCCGCCACCCCCGTCGACGAACCCGGACCCAAGGCAGCGACCCGCAAGCAGGTGCGTCGCGAGCAGACGATGGTGCTGGTCAAGAGCCCCGGCTTCATCATCGGTGTGATCATCGTGGGCTTCTGGCTGATCGCCGCGATCGTCCCGGGCCTGCTGAGTTCGGTCGGCCCCAAGGAGTTCACCGATGCCGGTGCTCGAGCCAACCCGGGTGACGGCGCATGGCTCGGGACCGACGGCCGTGGCTTCGACGTGTACGCCCGACTGATCTACGGTGCCCGCCCGATCCTCATCGTCGCTCCGATCGCGACCGCCCTCGCGATCGTCGTCGGCACCACCCTCGGCCTGGTGATGGGTTACTACCGCGGGTTGGTCGACGAGATCATCAGTCGCGTCATCGAGGCGATCCTGTCGATCCCGGTCATCCTGATGGCGATCCTCGTCGTGTTCACGTTCGGGAGTTCCCGGGCGGTGATCATCGGCACGATCGCCGTGCTGTTCGTCCCGGCGATCACCCGCACCATCCGCTCGGCGGCGATCGCCGAGTCGGAACTCGACTACGTGACCTCGGCGAAGATGCGTGGTGAATCGGGCTTGTTCATCGTGCTCCGTGAGATCCTGCCGAACGTGACCGGGCTCGTCGTGGTCGAGTTGACCGTGCGCCTCGGTTATGCCGTGTTCACCTACGCCACGTTGGCGTTCCTCGGATTCGTCGGTGCCGACCTCACCGATGCCGACTGGGGGATCGACGTCGCCGGCAACTACACGCAGATCGTCCGCGACATCTGGTGGCCGTCCATCTTCCCGGCGCTCGCGATCGCCAGTCTCGTGATCGGCGTCAACCTCGTGACCGACTCGATCGACAAGGCATTGAAATCATGA
- a CDS encoding ABC transporter ATP-binding protein: MTVTDDPRTTAAALSVDNLQMSYIVRGTPREVLRGVSFEVREGEAYGLVGESGCGKSTTAYAALRYLPGNGRIDGGSVTAGDRELTTMSARDLRYFRAHEASMVYQDPVQAVNPVLKIGRQVAESFEVLGQSKSEAKNSAIEALKRVHIAAPESVMERYPHQLSGGMLQRVVIAMALAGDPKLLVLDEPTTGLDATVEAEVLDLVRELREETGAAILLIAHNLGVIRTMCDRVGVMYAGKVIEEGAVADVFDNPSHPYTVGLLNSIPRHGIRKTDRELFAIPGNLPQIGDPLPTCVYVARCPLATDLCRTEVPPVVDRDEDGHWTRCHYPDRIDEVPEPEDTDWDHEIGTEEIIGVHGVSKTFQQRGHDVPALVSVDLGFADGETLGLVGESGSGKSTLAKTMLGVHEADEGGAITLRGRKMKGKSTERVDESIQAIQMVFQNPDSALNRAWTVRRILVRSITKLTGLKGDEADARAQEVAEAMRLSPRHLDMRPRQLSGGLKQRVAIARAFAGNPEVVVCDEPTSALDVSVQAAILNLLARLQRDVRTSYLFISHDISVVRYLADRIAVMYVGRIVEIGTTDQIFEGPNHPYTEALLSAVPNVDGVVRERIPLSGEIPSPANPPSGCVFHTRCHRFMPGLCDVKEPPMVELAPGHESLCHLSADELRETPVVIDHNPDVVPEFADD, translated from the coding sequence ATGACCGTCACCGACGATCCTCGCACCACCGCGGCCGCACTGTCGGTCGACAACCTCCAGATGTCGTACATCGTCAGAGGTACGCCGCGCGAGGTGTTGCGCGGCGTCTCGTTCGAAGTTCGTGAAGGCGAGGCGTACGGACTCGTCGGTGAGTCGGGCTGCGGCAAGTCGACCACGGCGTACGCCGCGCTCCGGTACCTGCCCGGCAACGGCCGCATCGACGGTGGCAGTGTCACCGCGGGCGACCGCGAACTCACCACGATGTCGGCTCGCGACCTCCGGTACTTCCGTGCGCACGAGGCGTCGATGGTGTATCAGGATCCGGTCCAGGCCGTGAATCCGGTGCTGAAGATCGGTCGGCAGGTCGCCGAGTCGTTCGAGGTGCTCGGCCAGTCGAAGAGCGAAGCGAAGAACTCGGCGATCGAGGCGCTCAAGCGGGTGCACATCGCGGCGCCCGAGAGCGTGATGGAGCGCTACCCGCACCAGCTGTCCGGCGGCATGCTGCAGCGCGTCGTGATCGCCATGGCACTCGCCGGTGATCCGAAGCTGCTCGTGCTCGACGAGCCGACGACCGGCCTCGACGCCACCGTCGAAGCCGAGGTGCTCGACCTCGTCCGCGAGCTGCGCGAAGAAACGGGTGCCGCGATCCTCCTGATCGCTCACAACCTCGGCGTGATCCGCACGATGTGCGACCGCGTCGGCGTGATGTACGCCGGCAAGGTGATCGAAGAGGGCGCCGTCGCCGACGTGTTCGACAACCCGAGCCACCCGTACACGGTCGGGCTGCTCAACTCGATCCCCCGCCACGGCATCCGCAAGACCGACCGCGAGCTGTTCGCGATTCCCGGCAACCTGCCGCAGATCGGTGATCCGCTCCCGACGTGTGTGTACGTCGCCCGTTGCCCGCTCGCCACCGATCTGTGCCGCACCGAGGTGCCGCCGGTGGTCGACCGTGACGAAGACGGACACTGGACCCGCTGCCACTATCCCGACCGCATCGACGAGGTGCCCGAGCCCGAAGACACCGACTGGGATCACGAGATCGGCACCGAGGAGATCATCGGTGTCCACGGTGTGTCCAAGACCTTCCAGCAGCGCGGCCACGACGTGCCGGCGCTCGTGAGTGTCGACCTGGGGTTCGCCGATGGCGAGACGCTCGGACTCGTCGGTGAGTCGGGCTCCGGTAAGTCGACGCTGGCCAAGACGATGCTGGGTGTGCACGAGGCCGACGAAGGCGGTGCGATCACACTGCGCGGCCGCAAGATGAAGGGCAAGTCGACCGAGCGGGTCGACGAGTCGATCCAGGCCATCCAGATGGTGTTCCAGAATCCCGACTCGGCGCTGAACCGGGCGTGGACGGTGCGCCGCATCCTGGTGCGCTCGATCACCAAGCTCACCGGGCTCAAGGGCGACGAAGCCGATGCCCGGGCCCAAGAGGTCGCCGAAGCGATGCGACTGTCGCCCCGCCACCTCGACATGCGTCCCCGGCAGTTGTCCGGTGGCCTCAAGCAGCGGGTGGCGATCGCCCGTGCGTTCGCCGGCAACCCCGAAGTCGTGGTCTGTGACGAACCGACCTCGGCACTCGACGTGTCGGTGCAGGCCGCGATCCTCAACCTGCTGGCCCGACTCCAGCGCGACGTGCGCACGAGTTACCTGTTCATCAGCCACGACATCAGCGTGGTTCGGTATCTCGCCGACCGCATCGCCGTGATGTACGTCGGCCGCATCGTCGAAATCGGTACGACCGACCAGATCTTCGAGGGCCCGAACCATCCGTACACCGAGGCGCTGCTGTCGGCCGTGCCGAACGTCGACGGGGTCGTCCGCGAGCGGATCCCGCTCAGCGGCGAGATCCCGAGCCCGGCCAACCCACCATCGGGCTGCGTGTTCCACACCCGATGCCACCGGTTCATGCCGGGGCTCTGCGACGTCAAGGAGCCGCCGATGGTCGAGCTGGCGCCCGGCCACGAGTCGCTCTGCCATCTCAGCGCCGACGAGCTCCGCGAGACACCGGTCGTCATCGATCACAATCCCGACGTCGTGCCCGAGTTCGCCGACGACTGA
- a CDS encoding TMEM143 family protein encodes MIEAARYVPQRVRALTEALAEHPWDHAEAPTGSPDRFREFSRLVAALYHFEFHDREQTIVELWEHLADGGDVADRFSSELSGLLDGANYETLSMAELEDALERESLLKVSLDVDLDDYDELMVYHRGAHVDTVELERWKGLRSPERKEITIDDRVVVHTRVKDAAWFDSRGIDPADRNLVPGHASLKQFVDVPRADIEMLLPSVQVRFRFVDRLVLGVPAIASGVVVLATKLLPTLGLILLLFAAWLGLRDDEPELDQAALVLLATGTFTLGVFVVRQWTKLKNRRIEYWKTLTENLYFRTLGTGGGVLHELLASAEEQEVVEVVLGARFLFDSATPISADELDERVERWLRRHCEREIDFEVDDAVGKLERLGVIAPVAPDGLLVAVPVDDALAALDDRWDHLFEHGRAHRTDEPALPEAAGTAVSATREPLIRLRRVMDRFRSRLGDRRIEREGT; translated from the coding sequence GTGATCGAGGCCGCCCGCTACGTACCGCAGCGGGTGCGCGCGCTGACCGAGGCGCTCGCCGAACATCCGTGGGATCACGCCGAGGCGCCGACCGGATCGCCCGATCGCTTCCGGGAGTTCTCGAGGCTCGTCGCTGCGCTGTACCACTTCGAGTTCCATGATCGGGAGCAGACGATCGTCGAGCTCTGGGAGCATCTCGCCGACGGCGGTGACGTCGCCGACCGGTTCAGCAGCGAGCTGAGCGGTCTGCTCGACGGCGCCAACTACGAGACGCTGTCGATGGCCGAGCTCGAAGACGCGCTCGAACGCGAGTCGCTGCTGAAGGTGAGTCTCGACGTCGACCTCGACGACTACGACGAGCTGATGGTGTACCACCGCGGTGCCCACGTCGACACCGTCGAACTCGAACGATGGAAGGGCCTCCGGTCACCCGAGCGCAAGGAGATCACGATCGACGATCGGGTCGTCGTCCACACCCGGGTGAAGGACGCGGCCTGGTTCGACTCGCGCGGGATCGATCCTGCCGACCGGAACCTGGTGCCGGGCCACGCGTCGCTCAAACAGTTCGTCGATGTGCCACGTGCCGACATCGAGATGCTGCTGCCATCGGTGCAGGTGAGGTTCCGATTCGTCGACCGACTCGTGCTGGGGGTGCCGGCCATCGCCTCCGGTGTCGTCGTGCTCGCCACCAAGCTCCTGCCCACCTTGGGTCTGATCCTCCTGCTGTTCGCGGCCTGGCTCGGGCTGCGCGACGACGAGCCCGAACTCGATCAAGCCGCGCTCGTCCTGCTCGCCACGGGGACGTTCACGCTCGGCGTGTTCGTGGTTCGACAGTGGACGAAACTGAAGAACCGCCGGATCGAGTACTGGAAGACCCTGACCGAGAATCTGTACTTCCGAACGTTGGGGACGGGCGGCGGCGTGTTGCACGAGTTGCTCGCCTCGGCCGAGGAGCAGGAGGTCGTCGAGGTCGTGCTGGGCGCTCGGTTCCTGTTCGACAGTGCGACGCCGATCTCAGCGGACGAACTCGACGAGCGCGTCGAACGCTGGCTGCGACGGCACTGCGAACGTGAGATCGACTTCGAGGTCGATGACGCCGTCGGGAAGCTGGAGCGGCTCGGGGTGATCGCTCCGGTCGCGCCGGACGGGCTGCTCGTCGCGGTCCCGGTCGATGACGCGCTCGCCGCCCTCGACGACCGCTGGGACCACCTCTTCGAACACGGACGCGCCCACCGGACCGACGAACCAGCGCTTCCCGAGGCGGCCGGGACGGCGGTGTCGGCGACGCGCGAGCCCCTGATCCGCCTCCGCAGGGTGATGGACCGCTTCCGCAGTCGCCTCGGCGACCGACGGATCGAACGCGAAGGAACCTGA
- a CDS encoding 2Fe-2S iron-sulfur cluster-binding protein, with amino-acid sequence MTTSRVVPGTTRDAVELNIDGRDVSVPKGSTILDACGGKGGDIPTLCYGDTITPKNACRVCMVEVEGSRVLVPSCSREVEDGMVVTTRSERVDHSRKMVLEFLGSSVDLSLTDGVDDWNTEYGADPTRYGSDAATVADQPVKIDNDLYVRDYAKCILCYQCVDACGEQWQNSFVIEIAGRGFDARVSTENDVPLPDSACVYCGNCIQVCPTGALMFKSEHDMREAGTWDEAAQTTTDTICAFCGVGCNLTLHVQDNTIVKVSSPPDSEITHGNLCVKGRFGFQHAQNLPD; translated from the coding sequence ATGACCACATCGCGAGTTGTGCCAGGCACAACTCGCGATGCGGTCGAGTTGAACATCGACGGCCGCGACGTCAGCGTGCCGAAGGGTTCGACGATCCTCGATGCGTGCGGCGGGAAGGGTGGCGACATCCCCACGCTCTGCTACGGCGACACGATCACCCCGAAGAACGCCTGCCGGGTGTGCATGGTCGAGGTCGAGGGCTCCCGGGTCCTGGTGCCGTCGTGCTCCCGCGAGGTCGAGGACGGCATGGTCGTCACCACACGGTCCGAGCGGGTCGACCATTCCCGCAAGATGGTCCTCGAGTTCCTGGGGTCGTCGGTCGATCTGTCGCTCACCGACGGCGTCGACGACTGGAACACCGAGTACGGCGCCGACCCCACCCGGTACGGCAGCGATGCCGCCACCGTCGCCGATCAACCGGTCAAGATCGACAACGACCTGTACGTGCGCGACTACGCCAAGTGCATCCTCTGCTACCAGTGCGTCGACGCGTGCGGCGAGCAGTGGCAGAACAGCTTCGTGATCGAGATCGCCGGACGCGGGTTCGACGCCCGGGTGTCGACCGAGAACGACGTGCCACTCCCCGACTCGGCGTGCGTCTACTGCGGCAACTGCATCCAGGTCTGCCCGACCGGGGCGCTCATGTTCAAGTCCGAGCACGACATGCGCGAGGCGGGCACCTGGGACGAGGCGGCGCAGACCACGACCGACACGATCTGCGCGTTCTGCGGTGTCGGCTGCAACCTGACGCTGCACGTGCAGGACAACACGATCGTGAAGGTCTCGTCGCCGCCCGACAGCGAGATCACCCACGGCAACCTGTGCGTCAAGGGCCGCTTCGGGTTCCAGCACGCCCAGAACCTGCCCGACTGA
- a CDS encoding NADH-ubiquinone oxidoreductase-F iron-sulfur binding region domain-containing protein, whose amino-acid sequence MDVVTRGVPPTTPEREAVASVLGPAPERDVHDGVGGHTFREQRHLLLPTLHAVNDRVGWLSQPAIDHIAERLDLGPAEVYGVASFYALFSMDERAAHQTHVCVDVACRSGGGLTAPDLPADAHPSPCLGMCERAPAAFVTEAGAPRRQAVAGHVTPVDVQRFADGGFPDPEDDPAAAVPQAGGDELVLLHRARRIDPLDLDGFLADRGFTALTRAKALGPEATIAAVTDSGLIGRGGAGFPTGRKWEAVRTQEAGPHYLVCNADESEPGTFKDRVLIENDPFTLIEAICIAAHATGCEQGYIYLRGEYPRARRTLECAIAACYERGLLGGDTGFDLALFLGAGAYICGEETAIFNSIEGYRGEPRNKPPFPFQAGLFGKPTVVNNVETLMNVPYILLDGHAAEHRVFCLSGAVRRPGVYEVPYGETLGDLVELAGGLRDGSELRAVLLGGAAGNFVGPDDLDLVLSPDDVRAAGLSLGSGVVMVVDQHADLVDLVKRIAAFFRDESCGQCVPCRVGTVRQEEAIDRIIAGTDREVDLALLQEIGTAMQDASICGLGQTAYNAIESAVVRLGVFS is encoded by the coding sequence ATGGACGTCGTGACCCGGGGCGTTCCCCCGACCACCCCCGAGCGCGAAGCGGTCGCATCGGTACTCGGCCCAGCCCCGGAGCGTGACGTTCACGACGGCGTCGGTGGGCACACCTTCCGGGAGCAACGGCACCTGCTGCTCCCCACGCTGCATGCCGTCAACGATCGGGTCGGGTGGTTGAGCCAACCGGCGATCGACCACATCGCCGAGCGGCTCGACCTCGGTCCGGCGGAGGTGTACGGCGTCGCCTCGTTCTACGCGCTCTTCTCGATGGACGAGCGAGCCGCCCACCAGACCCATGTGTGCGTCGACGTCGCGTGCCGATCCGGCGGCGGCCTCACCGCACCCGACCTGCCCGCTGATGCCCACCCGTCGCCGTGTCTCGGGATGTGTGAGCGGGCGCCGGCGGCGTTCGTCACCGAAGCCGGCGCACCGCGCCGTCAGGCGGTCGCCGGCCACGTGACCCCGGTCGACGTGCAGCGCTTCGCCGACGGCGGGTTCCCCGACCCCGAGGACGACCCCGCTGCCGCGGTCCCCCAGGCGGGCGGCGACGAACTCGTCCTGCTCCACCGCGCCCGCCGCATCGATCCGCTCGATCTCGACGGCTTCCTCGCCGATCGCGGCTTCACCGCCCTCACCCGTGCGAAGGCACTCGGTCCGGAGGCGACGATCGCCGCCGTGACCGACTCCGGTCTGATCGGTCGGGGCGGCGCCGGCTTCCCGACCGGCCGCAAGTGGGAGGCGGTCCGCACCCAAGAGGCAGGGCCGCACTACCTCGTGTGCAACGCCGACGAGTCGGAGCCCGGCACGTTCAAGGACCGCGTGCTGATCGAGAACGATCCGTTCACCCTGATCGAGGCGATCTGCATCGCCGCCCACGCCACCGGTTGCGAGCAGGGCTACATCTACCTCCGCGGCGAGTACCCGCGCGCCCGCCGAACCCTCGAGTGTGCGATCGCGGCCTGTTACGAGCGCGGCCTGCTGGGCGGCGACACCGGGTTCGACCTCGCGCTCTTCCTCGGGGCCGGGGCGTACATCTGCGGTGAAGAGACGGCGATCTTCAACTCGATCGAGGGCTATCGCGGCGAGCCGCGCAACAAGCCGCCGTTCCCGTTCCAGGCCGGCCTGTTCGGCAAGCCGACGGTCGTCAACAACGTCGAGACCCTGATGAACGTGCCGTACATCCTGCTCGACGGCCACGCGGCGGAGCACCGGGTGTTCTGCCTGTCCGGCGCCGTGCGCCGGCCGGGCGTGTACGAAGTGCCGTACGGCGAGACGCTGGGCGACCTGGTCGAACTCGCCGGCGGGCTGCGCGACGGTTCCGAACTCCGAGCCGTGCTGCTCGGTGGCGCCGCCGGCAACTTCGTCGGGCCCGACGATCTCGACCTGGTGCTGTCGCCCGACGACGTGCGCGCTGCCGGCCTGTCGCTCGGCTCCGGCGTGGTGATGGTCGTCGACCAACACGCCGACCTCGTCGACCTCGTCAAACGGATCGCTGCCTTCTTCCGCGACGAGTCGTGCGGACAGTGTGTCCCCTGTCGGGTCGGCACCGTGCGGCAAGAGGAGGCGATCGACCGGATCATCGCCGGCACCGACCGCGAGGTCGACCTCGCACTGCTCCAGGAGATCGGCACCGCCATGCAGGACGCCAGCATCTGCGGACTCGGTCAGACCGCCTACAATGCGATCGAATCCGCCGTCGTCCGCCTGGGGGTGTTCTCATGA
- a CDS encoding molybdopterin-dependent oxidoreductase, translated as MGRRPHRPMARLTRPLVRDDGVLRPASWDEALDRAAWGFRRTLDEHGGGSIGVFSCSKSTNEMNFVAQKLARTVFETNNIDSCNRTUHAPSVVGLATVFGAGGGTSSYQEAEAADVIVMWGSNARNAHPIFFHHVLTAIHNGAKLYVVDPRRSETAQFADRWLGLHVGTDIALSNTIAREIIHAGLANLSFVERATTGYDEYAASVEDWTLERGEQVTGVPADAIRELAHAYATADAAQLCWTLGITEHHNGVDNVLALCNLAILTGQVGRFGAGLTPLRGQNNVQGGGDMGALPNKLPGFQDVEDDEARAKFEAEWGAAVPPRNGWHLTEMFEAMEHGELRSVFVIGENPAQSEADVSKAIDLLSSRDHLVVLDIYLTKTAELADVVLPGSASWCESDGTVTNSERRVQRVRKALDPPGEARDDIDILLDLATRLGHEWQYDDHEQIWDELRRLSPMHAGMSWDRLDELGGIQWPCPSDDTIEPPFLHGRLWADDPADRGRPAPFSVVVDDPPVESLSKEFPLRLTTGRRLDSYNTGVQSGGYRSPNRLGETVDISPEDAERLAIADGEMVRVSSPRGTIDAPARVDPGLRPGLVFMTFHFPDEVDVNQLTIDATDPRSGTAEFKAAAVRIDKFVSPVGVSG; from the coding sequence ATGGGACGTCGACCGCACCGCCCGATGGCTCGCCTCACCCGCCCGCTCGTGCGTGACGACGGTGTGCTGCGCCCGGCATCGTGGGACGAAGCGCTCGATCGAGCCGCCTGGGGTTTCCGCCGGACACTCGACGAACACGGCGGCGGCTCGATCGGGGTGTTCTCCTGCTCCAAGTCGACCAACGAGATGAACTTCGTCGCCCAGAAACTCGCCCGCACCGTGTTCGAGACCAACAACATCGACTCGTGCAACCGCACTTGACACGCTCCCTCCGTGGTCGGTCTGGCCACTGTCTTCGGAGCAGGCGGCGGTACGTCGTCGTACCAAGAGGCCGAGGCCGCTGACGTGATCGTCATGTGGGGCTCCAACGCGCGCAATGCGCACCCGATCTTCTTCCATCACGTGCTCACGGCGATCCACAACGGCGCGAAGCTGTACGTGGTCGACCCGCGCCGCAGCGAGACGGCCCAGTTCGCCGATCGTTGGCTCGGCCTCCACGTCGGCACCGACATCGCGCTCTCCAACACGATCGCTCGCGAGATCATCCACGCCGGCCTCGCGAACCTGTCGTTCGTCGAACGGGCCACCACCGGCTACGACGAGTACGCCGCCTCGGTCGAGGACTGGACGCTCGAGCGGGGCGAGCAGGTCACCGGCGTGCCGGCCGACGCGATCCGTGAGCTGGCCCACGCCTACGCCACCGCCGATGCCGCACAGCTGTGCTGGACGCTCGGGATCACCGAGCACCACAACGGCGTCGACAACGTGCTCGCGCTGTGCAACCTGGCGATCCTGACCGGTCAGGTCGGCCGGTTCGGCGCCGGGCTCACACCGCTGCGCGGCCAGAACAACGTGCAGGGCGGCGGCGACATGGGCGCCCTGCCGAACAAGCTGCCCGGATTTCAAGACGTGGAAGACGACGAGGCCCGCGCCAAGTTCGAGGCCGAATGGGGTGCTGCCGTGCCGCCACGGAACGGCTGGCACCTGACCGAGATGTTCGAAGCGATGGAGCACGGCGAGCTCCGCTCGGTCTTCGTGATCGGCGAGAACCCGGCCCAGTCCGAGGCCGACGTGAGCAAGGCGATCGATCTGCTGTCGAGCCGCGACCATCTCGTCGTACTCGACATCTACCTCACGAAGACGGCCGAGCTCGCCGACGTCGTGCTGCCCGGCAGTGCGTCGTGGTGCGAGTCAGACGGCACCGTCACCAACTCCGAGCGACGGGTGCAGCGCGTCCGAAAGGCGCTCGACCCGCCGGGCGAGGCACGCGACGACATCGACATCCTGCTCGACCTCGCCACCCGTCTCGGCCACGAGTGGCAGTACGACGACCACGAGCAGATCTGGGACGAACTGCGCCGCCTCTCCCCCATGCACGCCGGCATGTCGTGGGACCGGCTCGACGAACTCGGCGGCATCCAGTGGCCGTGCCCGTCCGACGACACGATCGAGCCGCCGTTCCTCCACGGTCGGTTGTGGGCTGACGACCCCGCCGACCGTGGCCGTCCTGCGCCGTTCTCCGTGGTCGTCGACGACCCGCCGGTCGAGTCGCTGAGCAAGGAGTTCCCGCTCCGCCTCACCACCGGCCGGCGCCTCGACTCCTACAACACCGGCGTGCAGTCGGGCGGCTACCGCAGCCCGAACCGACTCGGCGAGACGGTCGACATCTCCCCCGAAGACGCCGAGCGGCTGGCGATCGCCGACGGCGAGATGGTCCGCGTGTCGTCGCCTCGCGGCACGATCGACGCGCCGGCCCGGGTCGACCCCGGTCTGCGTCCCGGGCTCGTCTTCATGACGTTCCACTTCCCCGACGAGGTCGACGTCAACCAGCTCACGATCGACGCGACCGACCCGCGCTCCGGAACCGCCGAGTTCAAGGCGGCCGCGGTGCGGATCGACAAGTTCGTCTCACCCGTCGGCGTCTCCGGCTGA